The Streptomyces kanamyceticus DNA segment GAACTCGTACCCCCCGTCCGCGAGGTTCACGAGCTTGTCGAGCAGCGCGTCGGCGAAGCCGCCGATCGGCCCTTCGAGGGCGCGCATCCTGCGGGCGGTCAGCGCACGGGACATCAACCGGCGCATCCGGGTGTGGTCCGGCGGGTCGACGCTCAGCAGGTGGCGGCCGAGCAGCGCGGTCTTCTCCTCGGCGCGGCCCACGGCGATGGCATCCCTGACGGAGTCACCCGTGCTCGCCGGGTCGACGCTGAACAGCGGGTCGGAGAGGACCTCCATCGCCTCGTCGTAACCGCAGACCAGCCAGGGGTTCAGGCCGGGCCGCAGCCGGACGCGGGTCACCGGGTCGACGCGGTGCAGCCGCGCGTAGCCGGGCCCGGGATCGGCCATGAACGCGGGGTTCAGGAGATCAATTGCTTCGTCAGGTGCTCCATCGAGGGCCATGAGGTCGTTGGTAACAGCAGAAGAGCGGACACTCAATAAATTCCCGGTTATCCAGTTCAAAGAAGTAGCAAAACGGAATTAGAATCTTCGTTTACCAATCAATTGTCCTCACGAACAAGCCTTGTGCACCTAGACGAACACTGTTAGTTTGCGGGACCGTGAGCCGGAAGTCAAAGCTCACAAAGCACACCGCAAGAAACATCAACAAGGTACGCAGACAAGGCGAAGAAGTGTGCGCAGATACGCTCTGACGCGCACTGATTCCTCAGGAAGGAACTGTAATGAAGCTGCAGTCCGAGAAGGTCGCCGAGCACCGCAACAGCACCCCCCAGGCCGCCCTCGAGCCCTTCGGCGCGGGACGCGACGAGGCCGTTCTGGTCCCGGGCGCGTGTTCCTGCTGCTGCGGTGCCGTTGTCCGCAAGTAACCCGCAAAACCACGCGCGGCAGGTCCACGACCTGCCGCGCGTCGGTGAATTCAGAGAACGACAGGAGCCATTACGTGAGCGATGCGGACAGCCCTGAACAAGCGCGCCTTATTCAATCTTCAGTGGCCACGAGCGCCTATCGGACGATGAGCCCGAACGCCTCCGGAGTCGGCCTGCAAACCAACTCGATGCGCTTCGAGAATCTTTCGTCGGGAACCTTCAGGCGCATCGCGGAAGAGTTCTTGATGGCCACGCGAATGCGGCGCTGGGACCGCTCCGCGCTGCTGTCGATCGGCTATTACTTCTCCGACGTCATGGCCGTGGTCCAGTCCCGTCAGGACCGCGTGCCGCGCCGGAGCGCACCGCGCACTCCCCTCCCCGAGGGCGCGGACATCGACGCGGGCCTCACCGAGACGGTGCTGCGCAGGCGCAGCGGCCGCGACTTCTCCGGTGCCCCCGTCGGCCTCGACGAGATCACCTCCGTGCTGCGCTTCGCGGGTTCGGTCACCGCGGAGGCCGACATCGAACTCGCCGACGGCGCGCCCCTCACCATGGGATTTCGCACCGTGCCGAGCGCGGGCGGGCTCTACCCCGTGGAGATCTGGCTCGCCGCCCAGAACGTGGCGGGACTCGAACCGGGGCTGCACCGCTTCCTGCCCGTGGAGGAGTCGCTCGCCGCCCAGGCGGGCCCGGCGGCGGTCACCGAGCTGATCGCCTCCTTCGACCCGCAGGACGGCTCCATCGACTTCGACCGCGCGGCCGCGGTGCTCCTGCTCGTCGGCAACCCCTGGCGTTCGATGCGCAAGTACGGGCCACGGGGCATGCGTTCGATGTTCCACGAGGCGGGCGGCATCGCGCAGAACGCCCATCTGGCCGCCACCGGACTCGGCCTGGAGAGCGTGGACTTCTCCGGCTTCTACGACGACGAGGCGCACTCCGCACTCGGCCTGGACGGCGTGCACAGGACGCTGCTGCACACCGTGCTGCTCGGCGCGGCCTGACCTAGCGCGACCGGATCGGACGTACCGAAGGCCGCGGCGATCCGGCCTCCGGCCGTACAGAAGGCCGCGGAGAGCGGCAGAGAGGCTTCGCATGACAGACAACCGGCAGCCAACAGACAACGGGCAGCCCCGCGTGCGCCGTTCCTTCTCCGTCATCGGCCACAGCCCCGACGTCGTGGAGCTGCGCACCGGTGTGTGGAACGCCAAGTCCTACACGCTCACCGACGACTCCCGTTCCGGCACCCTCTTCAACCTGATCAGCGGCCTCGACGGCACGCTCTCCCGGCGCGACCTCGCCAAGCGCGAGGGCGTCTCGCGGGTCGAGGTCGAGGCCCTGGTCGACCACCTCTACGGCCTCGACGCCATCGAGGAGGCTCCTGGCAACGCCCTGGACGCCTACCTCGCCGACATGGCCGCCCTCGGCGGCCGCACCGCGGAGCCCGTCGCGTCGGGCGTCGTCCTGCTCGGCGACACCGACCTGTGCGAGCGCACCGCGTCCCTGCTGCCCCCCGAGGTCACCGGCGACGTCCTCATACCGGGCGCCGACCACCCCGTACGCGCCCGCCTCGACGCCCTCGCCCCCGCCGTGCTCCACGACGGACTGGCCTTCGAAGAGGCCGTCGAGACGCTGCGCCCCTGGCGGGACAGCTATCTGCTGCTCGCCGAGAAGACCGTCGACCCGGTACGCGCCCAGCTCCTCAACCGGCTCACCCGCGCCGCGAGCATCGACTGGACGTACGCGGCGGTGGACGGCCCCTTCCTCTTTGTCGGCCCCACCATGCTGGCCGGGCGCTCCGCGTGCTTCGAGTGCTTCGAGACGCGCGTGACGATGAACCTCCGCGAGAGCGCCGGATACCAGCGCTACAAGACGGCGCTCGCCCGCTCCGCCGTCCTGGCGGGCGCCCCGCCCGTCTACGGCCCCGTGCAGTCCCTGCTCTGCTCGCACCTGGCGATGGAGGCGACCAACTACCTCAGCTGCGGCTCGACGTTCACCGTCGAGAAGGTCCTCGGCTGCTACCTGCCGAGCATGGAGATCGCCTACCAGGAGGTGCTTCCGCTGCCCGGCTGCCCCGGCTGCGGCCCGGTGCCCGAACGCGACGACGAGACGCTCCACTTCGACCCGCGCACCTGGCTGGAGGGCTGATGCGGCTCACGCTCCACCAGGACGAGGACACCCGCGTCCACCGGCTGCGCGCCCGCATGCACGGACCGCTCTGCGGGATCACCACGTCCATGGGTTTCCTGACGCGCTATCCGGGCGGACCCCGGCTCCTGGTCGGCACCGCCGACATGACGGGCGTGCACGTACGCCAGGACCAGCCGCCGCCGAAGGCGGGCAGCTATCACATCGGCGGCTACGGCATCTTCCCGTTCGAGAGCCACATCCGCTCGCTCGCCGAGACCCTTGAGCGCTACTCCGGATACGCCGCGGCCCTCGACGGACGCTTCGAGATCCATCACCTCTCGTACGCCGAACTGGCCGCACGGGGCGAACCGGTGCTGCCGCCGGACGCCTTCCGGCTCTTCACCGACGAGCAGTACGAGCGTGCGGGCTTCCCCTTCGACCCCTTCGACCCCGAGGCGCCCTCCGGGTGGCTGCGGGTCGGCTCCCTGACGGACGGCTCGCGGTGCTGGGTGCCCGCCCAGCGCTTCCTGCTCGGCTACGTCCGCGAGCGCGAGGAGCCCTGGACGCTGCCCGCCGTCACCACCGGCACCGCCACACACACCACTCCACAGGCCGCCCTGCGCGCGGCACTTGAGGAAGTCGTGCAGGTCGACGCCGCGATGGGGCACTGGTACGGGCGCACCGAGAGCGTCCTGATCCGTCCCGACGCCCGCACCCGCCACCTCGACGCGATCGTCGACACGTACTTCCCCGCCTCCGCCCCACGACCCGAATTCCACGCCCTGCCCAGCCCCGACCTGCCCGGCTTCACCATCGCCTGCCTGCTGCGCCAGCCGCCGGGGCTCGTGCCCGAGGTCGCCATCGGGCTCGGCAGCGGCGCCTCGCTCGCCCGCGCGATGTACCGCGCGCTCCTGGAGGCGGCCGGTGTGCAGTGGCTCGCCGCCTGGGTCGCGGTCGAGCAGGCGGTGCAGGGCACACCCGCCGACCAGGACATCTACGACCTGGAGGGCAACGTCGGCCTGTACGCCACGTCCCAGGGCGCGCGCACGGTGGAGCGACGCTTCGCCCTGCACACCGAACGCGCCGCCTCCGAACTTCCGCCGGACGACGACCGCCCGGTCAAGGAGGCCGTACGCACCCTGGTCGACGCCTTCGAGCACTCCGGGAAACAGCTCTACTTCGGCGATCTGACCACCCGCGACCTGCGGGCGCTCGGCTTCCACGCGATGCGGGTGTGGTCGCCCGACACGGTCAGCCTGCCGCTGCCCAGCGCCGTCCCGGCCGCGCACCCGCGCTTCGCCGACTACGGGGGCTTTACCGATGACGTCCCTCATCCATACCCCTGAGCTGCGAGAACCGGCACTCGCCGCGCTCACCCTGTGCGCGCTGTCGTGCCTGGCGCTCGCCTCACATCTGCACGTGCGCTTCTTCGACCACCGCGGCATGCACACGCTCCAGGTGTACGCCGCGGTGCTCGCGGTCGTCGCCGGGTGCGGGCTGCTGGTGGTCGGTCCCCGGGTGCTCGGGTCGGGCGTCGGCTGGGGGCTGCTGGTCAGCCCGCTGCTCGGCGCCGCCGTCGCGCCCCTCGTGGCCGCCGCGGACACGCTGATCACACGGCGGCTGGGGCGACGGGCCGCCCGCTCGGCCACCCGTGGCGGCCGGGCCCCCGCCACCGCGCCGCGCGCCCGTGCCACCCGCCCCGTCGGGCAGGCCGCACGCCTCGCGGGAGCCTCATCGGCCACGACGACCAAGCAGCAGTGGACACCGAGCCACCGGGACACGGACGTGGCGCTGCCGCTGGGCTGGCTGGTCGCGGTGGGCGTGCTGGAGGAGTGCGTGTTCCGTGGCACGCTCACCGGCGTCGCCCTGACCCAACAGGGCATCACGGCCCGGGTGTTGATCCTGCTCGCGGCGACGGGCGCGTTCGCGCTCTCGCACATCTTCTTCGGCTGGGCCCAGGTCGCGGCGAAACTCCCGCTCTCGGTGACAGCTCTCGCGATCACACTGGTGACGGGCAGCGTGCTCGGCGCGGTCGTGACACACGCGCTCTTCAACGTACGGATCTGGCGCTACCAGAACACGGTGCGCGGGGCGGTGGCGTCATGAGCGGCCCGGCGGTGGCGTCATGAGCGGCCCGGCGGTGGCGTCATGAGCGGCCCCGGGCCCGTGGTGGGCGGCGGACTCACGCTCGCGGTGGCGGCCGCCGCGTACGGGTTCCTCGCGCCGTGGCTCACCGGACGGCTGACCGGACTCGCCCCGGCCAGGGCGCGTTCCCTGGCGGCCGCCGCGGCCGGTGCCATGACCGTGGCGACCGCGTTCGCCGTCGGTGTCCTGTCCTGGAACCTCACGGCACCCGACGCCACGACGGTGCCGCTGCTGCTCATCGGACTCGCCCTGGGATGCGGGGAGTTCGCGGCAGCGGCCTTCCTGACCAGCGTCGTGGCGGACACCGCCGACGCCCTGCGCGGCACGCGCCCGGTGCTCGCCGCCGCGCGCAGGATGCCACGGCCCCGGCCCGCCACTGCCGCGGCGCGCACCACCACCGCCGCCGCCGGACGCACGCACTGGCTCGGACTCGCCCGTGGGCACGTGGCCGAGGAGGCGAGGGCCCGGGTCGCCGGGCCCGGCCTGTGGGGCGTCGTCGCGCTCGCCGCGGCCGTGCTCTGCGACGAGACCGTCTTCCGGGCGACGCTCACCGAGGCGCTCGCGGGTGCGGGTGCGTGGCTGGCCGTCGGCGTCGCGGTCCTCGCCCAGATCACCGTCGTCGTACGGGGCATGCCCGCCGGTCGGCGCCGCACTCCGGAGGCCTGGGCGCCCGCTCTACTCATGGCCACCGTGCACACCGTCCTGTACTGGCGCGGCGGCACGCTCGTGCCCCTGCTCGCGGCCGATGCCGCCTTCTTCGCCCTGCTCATCCCGACCGAAGGGAAGCGGCTGTTTCACGTGAAACAAGGAAGCGAGGAGCGAAGGGGTGAAGGAACGAGGAGGCGAGCGTTTCACGTGAAACAACGCTCTGCGGCAACCGGCGCAGGCCGCCGGTGATCTCGAAGCCCGACTGAGAGGAAAACACCGTGCAACACGGCATTTCACTGCTTCCGGACTGCCGTCCCGCCACCCGGGGCGCCCGCGAGTACTACGAGGACGTACTGCGGATATCCCGCCTCGCCGACGAGGCGGGGCTCGACTACGTGAAGATGACCGAGCACTACCTCAAGGAGTACGGCGGCTACTGTCCGAGCCCCCTGACCTTCCTCGCCGCCGTCGCCGCGCAGACCTCCCAGATCCGCCTCATGACCGGCTGCGTCCTGCCCGCCTTCCACCACCCCATCCAGCTCGCCGCGCACACCGCGATGGTCGACGCGCTCAGCGGCGGCCGCCTCGACGTCGGCTTCGCACGTGCCTGGATGCCGTACGAGTTCGCCGCGTTCGGGGTCTCCATGGACGAGTCCAGGGACCGCTTCAACCACACCATCGCGGCCGTCCTGCGACTGTGGACCGAGGAGAAGGTGAGCGAGGAGAGCCCCTTCTTCTCGTTCCGCGACGCCACCTCGCTGCCCGCTCCGGTGCAGCGCCCGCATCCGCCGGTGTGGGGCGCGGCGGTCCGCTCCCGGCAGAGCTTCGCCTGGCTCGCCGAGCAGGGCTTCGGGCTGCTCGTGACGCCGCCGCCCCGGCAGCAGGACCTGGCGGGCGTACGCGACCTCGTGGAGGTCTACCTCGACACGTTCGAGGACGTGCACGGCTCCACCCCCGACGGGCCTCGCCCGCGCGTGGCGGTCTCCATCCCGCTCTACGTCGCCGAGACCGACGACGAGGCGTACGAGACGGCCGACCCGCTGCTCCGCGAGTACCTGACCGTGTGGGCGGAGGCCGCGGAGGCATGGATGCACACCTCGTCCAAGGACTACCCGACGTACTCCCAGATGGCGCTGACCCTGCGCAACCTCGACATCGCCGACTTCCGCAGCCTGGGGACGGCGGTGGTCGGATCGCCCGCCACCGTCCTCGAACGGGCCCGCCAGCTACGGGACTTCCTCTCCGTCGACACCTTCCTGTGGCAGGTCGACTTCGGCGGCCAGGACGGGGCGACGATGGAGCGCAGCTTCCGGCTCTTCAGGGACGAGGTCCTGCCCCAACTGCGCTGAGGAGCGGGCGGCCATGGTCCTCTAACATAGTTAGAGGACCAGCCCGGTTCACCGGGGCGGAGCTTGCAGGAGGGAGCCGGCGCATGGGAGCCCAGCGTGCCGCGAACACGACCCGGCGACAGCCACGGCCCGCGATCACGCTGGAGGCCGTCACCGACGCCGCGCTGCGCACGCTCCAGAGGGACGGCCTCGACGCCCTCTCCATGCGCCGCCTCGCCGACGAGCTGTCCATCCAGGCGCCGTCCCTGTACTGGTACGTCCGCAACAAGGACGAGCTCCTCGACCTGCTCGCCGACGCCCTCCTCGCGGATCTGCGCCTGGACGCCCACGTCCGCACCGACGGCGACTGGCGGACCGAGCTGCGCGACATGATGCTCGAGTACCGCGCCTACCTGCTGTCCAAGCGGGACTCGGGCCGCGTGCTCGCGGGGCGGCTCCAGTTGGGGCCGCACTTCCTGCGCCATGCGGAGGTCATCCTCGGCGCGGTGCGCCGCGCGGGCTTCGACGACCAGGACACCGCGGACTCGCTCTACTCCCTGACGCAGTACGTCCAGGGTTTCGTCCTGCACGAGACGTCGCCGCTGTCGGCCGACGTGGCACGCGGCGCGGACCCCAAGGAGTTCCTTGAGGCGGCGCGCGAACGCCTGGCCGGGCTCTCCCCCGAGGAGTATCCGAACGTCGTGGCCGTCGGCGCCCGGCTCGCGCGCCCCGACATCGAGGCGCGCTTCACCTACGGTCTCGACCGCCTGCTCGACGGCTTGCGCAGCCGCCTGGAGAACCGGCACCACGACTGAGCCAGGACGGCGGTCGCTCCGCTCATCCCGCTATCGGCGATCGTTCTGCTCGTCCCGCGCCTGCCTGGCGTCCCGCTCGGCCTGTTCACGCTCCTGGCGCTCACGGTTGCGGGCCTGCTCCGCGTCCTGCTGACGCTGCAGCTCCCGCTGCCTGGCGCGGTTGCGGGCGCGCTCGACGGGATCGCCCTTCCACGGTGCTCGCATGAGATCTCTCCTTCTGTCGGCTTCTCGTCGACTTCTGTCGGCTTCTGTCAGACGGGCCTGGCGATCAGCACCGACTGCGGCGGCGTCGCCGGTACGACGCGCTCCAGCTCG contains these protein-coding regions:
- a CDS encoding YcaO-like family protein, which translates into the protein MRLTLHQDEDTRVHRLRARMHGPLCGITTSMGFLTRYPGGPRLLVGTADMTGVHVRQDQPPPKAGSYHIGGYGIFPFESHIRSLAETLERYSGYAAALDGRFEIHHLSYAELAARGEPVLPPDAFRLFTDEQYERAGFPFDPFDPEAPSGWLRVGSLTDGSRCWVPAQRFLLGYVREREEPWTLPAVTTGTATHTTPQAALRAALEEVVQVDAAMGHWYGRTESVLIRPDARTRHLDAIVDTYFPASAPRPEFHALPSPDLPGFTIACLLRQPPGLVPEVAIGLGSGASLARAMYRALLEAAGVQWLAAWVAVEQAVQGTPADQDIYDLEGNVGLYATSQGARTVERRFALHTERAASELPPDDDRPVKEAVRTLVDAFEHSGKQLYFGDLTTRDLRALGFHAMRVWSPDTVSLPLPSAVPAAHPRFADYGGFTDDVPHPYP
- a CDS encoding CPBP family intramembrane glutamic endopeptidase, which gives rise to MTSLIHTPELREPALAALTLCALSCLALASHLHVRFFDHRGMHTLQVYAAVLAVVAGCGLLVVGPRVLGSGVGWGLLVSPLLGAAVAPLVAAADTLITRRLGRRAARSATRGGRAPATAPRARATRPVGQAARLAGASSATTTKQQWTPSHRDTDVALPLGWLVAVGVLEECVFRGTLTGVALTQQGITARVLILLAATGAFALSHIFFGWAQVAAKLPLSVTALAITLVTGSVLGAVVTHALFNVRIWRYQNTVRGAVAS
- a CDS encoding LLM class flavin-dependent oxidoreductase — translated: MQHGISLLPDCRPATRGAREYYEDVLRISRLADEAGLDYVKMTEHYLKEYGGYCPSPLTFLAAVAAQTSQIRLMTGCVLPAFHHPIQLAAHTAMVDALSGGRLDVGFARAWMPYEFAAFGVSMDESRDRFNHTIAAVLRLWTEEKVSEESPFFSFRDATSLPAPVQRPHPPVWGAAVRSRQSFAWLAEQGFGLLVTPPPRQQDLAGVRDLVEVYLDTFEDVHGSTPDGPRPRVAVSIPLYVAETDDEAYETADPLLREYLTVWAEAAEAWMHTSSKDYPTYSQMALTLRNLDIADFRSLGTAVVGSPATVLERARQLRDFLSVDTFLWQVDFGGQDGATMERSFRLFRDEVLPQLR
- a CDS encoding SagB/ThcOx family dehydrogenase, with amino-acid sequence MATRMRRWDRSALLSIGYYFSDVMAVVQSRQDRVPRRSAPRTPLPEGADIDAGLTETVLRRRSGRDFSGAPVGLDEITSVLRFAGSVTAEADIELADGAPLTMGFRTVPSAGGLYPVEIWLAAQNVAGLEPGLHRFLPVEESLAAQAGPAAVTELIASFDPQDGSIDFDRAAAVLLLVGNPWRSMRKYGPRGMRSMFHEAGGIAQNAHLAATGLGLESVDFSGFYDDEAHSALGLDGVHRTLLHTVLLGAA
- a CDS encoding TetR/AcrR family transcriptional regulator C-terminal domain-containing protein; translated protein: MGAQRAANTTRRQPRPAITLEAVTDAALRTLQRDGLDALSMRRLADELSIQAPSLYWYVRNKDELLDLLADALLADLRLDAHVRTDGDWRTELRDMMLEYRAYLLSKRDSGRVLAGRLQLGPHFLRHAEVILGAVRRAGFDDQDTADSLYSLTQYVQGFVLHETSPLSADVARGADPKEFLEAARERLAGLSPEEYPNVVAVGARLARPDIEARFTYGLDRLLDGLRSRLENRHHD
- a CDS encoding CPBP family glutamic-type intramembrane protease: MSGPGPVVGGGLTLAVAAAAYGFLAPWLTGRLTGLAPARARSLAAAAAGAMTVATAFAVGVLSWNLTAPDATTVPLLLIGLALGCGEFAAAAFLTSVVADTADALRGTRPVLAAARRMPRPRPATAAARTTTAAAGRTHWLGLARGHVAEEARARVAGPGLWGVVALAAAVLCDETVFRATLTEALAGAGAWLAVGVAVLAQITVVVRGMPAGRRRTPEAWAPALLMATVHTVLYWRGGTLVPLLAADAAFFALLIPTEGKRLFHVKQGSEERRGEGTRRRAFHVKQRSAATGAGRR
- a CDS encoding TOMM precursor leader peptide-binding protein translates to MTDNRQPTDNGQPRVRRSFSVIGHSPDVVELRTGVWNAKSYTLTDDSRSGTLFNLISGLDGTLSRRDLAKREGVSRVEVEALVDHLYGLDAIEEAPGNALDAYLADMAALGGRTAEPVASGVVLLGDTDLCERTASLLPPEVTGDVLIPGADHPVRARLDALAPAVLHDGLAFEEAVETLRPWRDSYLLLAEKTVDPVRAQLLNRLTRAASIDWTYAAVDGPFLFVGPTMLAGRSACFECFETRVTMNLRESAGYQRYKTALARSAVLAGAPPVYGPVQSLLCSHLAMEATNYLSCGSTFTVEKVLGCYLPSMEIAYQEVLPLPGCPGCGPVPERDDETLHFDPRTWLEG